Proteins from one Mycobacterium adipatum genomic window:
- a CDS encoding acyl-CoA synthetase — protein sequence MAETSPQFTVPAVADAVAAAVPDRPLIIQGDRRYSYREVVDRSRRLAAYLSSRGLGCHTERSALSGHEVGQDLLGIYAYNGPEFIEGLLGSFAARVAPFNVNYRYVKNELQYLLADSAASALLYHAAFAPRVAEIRDELPQLEVLIQIADGSGNELLDGAVDYDSIVAAPAPGPAVRHSPDDLYVLYTGGTTGMPKGVLWRQHDIFMTSFGGRNMMTGDLVGSVEEIATRVAENPGTKLLILPPLIHGAAQWAAMTALTTGQTLVFPSTVDRFDADEVVRTIEREQVMVATVVGDAMARPLLAAIKAGSADVSTLAVVANGGAQLTPHVKQQLIEAKPGLVVIDGVGSSETGAQLNHLSAGGAVSTGTFNAGPDTAVVAEDFSAVLAPGHDDLGWLAQRGYVPLGYKNDAAKTAATFVTIDGVRYAIPGDRARHLDTGAIELLGRDSVTINSGGEKIFAEEVESAIASHPAVADVVVAGRPSERWGSEVVAVVSLADGAHATAEDLITHAEQTIARYKLPKAVVFRPTIERSPAGKADYRWAREQALTGS from the coding sequence ATGGCTGAGACATCCCCGCAGTTCACCGTGCCGGCCGTGGCCGACGCCGTCGCCGCGGCCGTTCCGGACCGCCCGCTGATCATCCAGGGTGACCGCCGGTACAGCTACCGCGAGGTCGTGGACCGGTCCCGCCGGCTGGCGGCCTACCTGAGTTCCCGCGGTCTGGGCTGCCACACCGAACGCTCGGCACTGTCCGGGCATGAGGTCGGCCAGGATCTGCTCGGCATCTATGCCTACAACGGCCCGGAGTTCATCGAGGGCCTGTTGGGGTCGTTCGCCGCGCGGGTCGCACCGTTCAACGTCAACTACCGCTACGTCAAGAACGAATTGCAGTATCTGCTCGCCGATTCCGCGGCGTCGGCGCTGCTGTACCACGCGGCGTTCGCGCCCCGGGTGGCCGAGATCCGCGACGAGCTGCCGCAGTTGGAGGTGCTCATCCAGATCGCCGACGGCTCCGGCAATGAGCTGCTCGACGGCGCGGTCGACTACGACTCGATCGTCGCCGCCCCGGCCCCGGGACCTGCCGTGCGGCATTCCCCCGACGACCTCTACGTGCTCTACACCGGCGGCACCACCGGCATGCCCAAGGGCGTGCTGTGGCGTCAGCACGACATCTTCATGACCTCGTTCGGTGGCCGCAACATGATGACCGGTGATCTGGTCGGCTCGGTCGAGGAGATCGCGACCCGGGTCGCCGAGAATCCCGGCACCAAGCTGCTGATCCTGCCGCCGCTGATCCACGGCGCCGCGCAGTGGGCGGCCATGACGGCGCTGACCACCGGCCAGACGTTGGTGTTCCCCAGCACGGTCGACCGGTTCGACGCCGACGAGGTGGTGCGCACCATCGAGCGGGAACAGGTGATGGTCGCGACCGTGGTCGGCGACGCGATGGCCCGCCCGCTGCTGGCGGCGATCAAGGCCGGGTCGGCGGACGTGTCGACCCTTGCCGTGGTGGCCAATGGCGGTGCGCAACTCACCCCCCATGTGAAACAGCAGTTGATCGAGGCCAAACCGGGCCTGGTGGTGATCGACGGGGTCGGCTCCTCGGAGACCGGCGCCCAGCTCAACCACTTGTCCGCCGGCGGCGCAGTGTCCACCGGCACCTTCAATGCCGGCCCCGATACAGCCGTGGTGGCAGAGGATTTCAGCGCGGTGCTGGCGCCCGGGCATGACGACCTGGGCTGGTTGGCCCAACGCGGGTACGTCCCACTGGGCTACAAGAACGACGCCGCCAAGACCGCGGCGACGTTCGTCACCATTGATGGAGTCCGCTACGCCATCCCCGGGGACCGGGCGAGGCACCTGGATACCGGCGCCATCGAATTGCTCGGCCGGGATTCGGTCACCATCAATTCCGGAGGGGAGAAGATCTTCGCCGAGGAGGTCGAGTCCGCGATCGCCTCCCATCCCGCGGTGGCCGATGTGGTGGTGGCCGGGCGGCCGAGTGAGCGCTGGGGTAGCGAAGTCGTGGCGGTGGTGTCGTTGGCCGACGGTGCGCACGCCACCGCCGAGGACCTGATCACTCACGCCGAGCAGACGATCGCCCGCTACAAACTGCCCAAGGCGGTGGTGTTCCGGCCGACGATCGAGCGAAGCCCGGCCGGCAAGGCCGACTACCGGTGGGCCCGCGAGCAGGCCCTCACCGGGTCCTGA